The following proteins are co-located in the Triticum aestivum cultivar Chinese Spring chromosome 1A, IWGSC CS RefSeq v2.1, whole genome shotgun sequence genome:
- the LOC123179967 gene encoding protein RALF-like 22 translates to MAPRPAAATGIAMTTVVALLVVVVVACVTTVQAFDGTTTLGLQGQCAADEQELVGRKPSARYISYAALRADAIPCDKRGQSYYTNCGSMQQANPYTRGCSAITRCARNMN, encoded by the coding sequence ATGGCGCCTCGCCCTGCAGCAGCAACCGGCATCGCCATGACCACCGTTGTAGCGCTGCTCGTGGTCGTCGTCGTGGCCTGCGTGACGACGGTCCAGGCCTTCGACGGGACGACGACGCTGGGCCTGCAGGGGCAGTGCGCGGCGGACGAGCAGGAACTGGTCGGCAGGAAGCCGAGCGCCAGGTACATCAGCTACGCGGCGCTGCGGGCCGACGCGATCCCGTGCGACAAGCGCGGGCAGTCCTACTACACCAACTGCGGGTCGATGCAGCAGGCCAACCCCTACACGCGCGGCTGCTCCGCCATCACGCGCTGCGCCCGCAACATGAACTGA